The sequence TTCAGGAGAATTCCATTGAGGTATGTCGAACCAGATTTTGCGAATGTTTTAAAACTATCGAAAACCATCAATATGTATGCTTACGATGCATATATCCTGGATTGCGCTATCAGATATAAATCTCCACTACTCACTCTAGATCGTAAATTAACTTTAGTGGCTCAAAGCATTCGTGTCGAAACATTGGAGGTTTAGAATGCAAGTATATACCTATTCAGAAGCTAGACAAAAGCTTGCTTTGGTGCTGGAACAGGCCGAAACTACCGGCAAAGTATTAATTCGAAGAAAGGACGGCCGAGTTTTCGCACTCATACCGGAAAAGGTGGCCTCATCTCCACTTGATGTACCCTCTATCAAAGCGAAAATCACTACAAAAGAAATCGTGGATATCATTAGAGAAGGAAGAGGAAGGTAGGTTATTGGCCTTCAGCAGACCGCAGTAAGACCGTCGCCGCTGCTAAGGCAAATGTTATGGCAAGGAACGATAGAACAACAGTAGGAGCCATTGCTCCTGCCACCACGCTTCAGTTTCCACAGTTTCGGAGCTACCATGGTTGAATCATCTCAGCAATCGAGGGTGGAACCCCCGCTGTCCGTGGGGGCGTGTCTCACCCACATTGACACAGAGGGGGTCTTGCGCAGGCGCACCTTCGTCTGTTTCAACCCCAGAGAAGCGGAACGCCAGAATCTGCACCGGGATGGCCGTTCGGACGGTCATGATGCGCCTTCTCGCCCTGCAGTCAGCCAGCCGGGACGGCCCCTGGCACACTCTCTTTCGGGAGTTGCTGGAACGGGCCGATCATCGTGCCCTTCTGGCCGAGATTCAGGGGGACGGATCGGCGCGGGTATCCGAACCATCCGCGGCCTACGACGTCTCACGAATGCCCCAGGGGCGGCTGTTTGATTGAGGCG is a genomic window of Desulfatiglans anilini DSM 4660 containing:
- a CDS encoding type II toxin-antitoxin system VapC family toxin, whose protein sequence is MDIVIDTSALIAVLVDEPERAKIIEITVGKALFGPGSIPWEMGNAFSAMFKQNRLALNEAQKGLSIFRRIPLRYVEPDFANVLKLSKTINMYAYDAYILDCAIRYKSPLLTLDRKLTLVAQSIRVETLEV
- a CDS encoding type II toxin-antitoxin system prevent-host-death family antitoxin — its product is MQVYTYSEARQKLALVLEQAETTGKVLIRRKDGRVFALIPEKVASSPLDVPSIKAKITTKEIVDIIREGRGR